One part of the Nostoc sp. PCC 7120 = FACHB-418 genome encodes these proteins:
- a CDS encoding ABC transporter ATP-binding protein/permease has protein sequence MLRQFSRIGKLYWLSEKKWQAIALLFLLLCLSLIGTVVTVVLSLFLGELESSLAAVDSNRFIQAVVIFLGILLIGVPILALKTYLQAQLSLSWRQWLTTYFLNKYLHQRNFYHLTTTSDIDNPDQRIAEDIQNFTQQSLYFAIVLLDSILQLIAFSGVLWRIAPTLMVFLIIYAVVGTVFTTIVFGKTLVGINFEQLKREADLRYGLIRVGDNAEAIAFYQGQAVESQEIWQRFLRVVSNFTHLIRWQLGLDLFQNSYQYITFLLPTFILAPRILAGELEIGVSAQAGVAFRSILLALGLIISQFEQLSNLAAAVTRLDELYNLIEKLENPINLNQEQYIILNRLADSYISFQNVTLHTPDYQKILVKDLSFTVSPGESLLITGKSGVGKTSVLRALAGLWQSGTGKITYPKSHLLFLPQRPYMILGSLREQLLYPQNNRSISDDELLQVLQQVNLTDLIERFNGLDSITDWERVLSVGEQQRLAFARLLIQSPQYAILDEATSALDETNQTQLYQQLQTTQITYISVGHRSSLRPFHHHILELIKPPRPFA, from the coding sequence ATGCTTAGACAGTTTTCGCGCATCGGTAAACTTTATTGGCTTTCAGAAAAAAAGTGGCAAGCGATCGCACTCCTTTTTCTGTTACTATGTCTCTCACTCATCGGTACAGTAGTCACCGTTGTCTTAAGTCTGTTTCTCGGTGAACTAGAATCATCTTTAGCCGCAGTAGATAGCAACCGATTTATCCAAGCGGTGGTAATCTTCCTGGGAATTTTACTCATCGGTGTACCAATTCTCGCCCTGAAAACCTATTTACAAGCCCAGTTAAGTTTATCTTGGCGACAGTGGTTAACTACATATTTTCTTAATAAATATCTGCATCAACGCAACTTTTACCACCTGACGACAACATCGGATATTGATAACCCAGATCAGCGCATTGCGGAAGATATTCAAAATTTTACCCAACAATCGCTGTATTTTGCCATAGTCCTATTAGACTCAATTTTACAACTGATTGCCTTCTCTGGAGTGTTGTGGCGCATTGCACCGACATTAATGGTGTTTTTAATCATTTACGCTGTAGTTGGCACAGTATTCACAACCATAGTTTTTGGCAAAACCTTAGTTGGAATTAACTTTGAACAACTCAAACGAGAAGCTGATTTACGCTACGGCTTGATTCGCGTGGGGGATAATGCAGAAGCGATCGCATTTTACCAAGGACAAGCGGTAGAATCTCAAGAAATCTGGCAAAGGTTTCTCAGAGTCGTCAGCAACTTTACACATTTAATTCGTTGGCAATTAGGCTTAGACTTATTTCAAAACAGTTATCAATACATCACATTTTTACTACCAACATTTATATTAGCCCCCCGAATTTTAGCGGGAGAACTAGAAATAGGCGTATCCGCACAAGCTGGAGTAGCTTTCCGCAGTATTTTACTAGCTTTAGGTTTAATTATTAGCCAATTTGAGCAACTGAGTAACTTAGCCGCAGCCGTCACTCGGTTAGATGAATTGTACAATCTCATTGAGAAACTAGAAAACCCCATCAATCTAAATCAAGAACAGTATATTATACTTAACCGACTTGCAGATTCCTACATCAGTTTTCAAAACGTCACCCTACACACCCCCGACTATCAAAAGATTTTAGTCAAAGATTTATCCTTTACTGTTTCCCCTGGAGAATCCCTATTAATCACCGGTAAAAGTGGCGTAGGTAAAACCTCTGTATTGCGTGCATTAGCAGGATTGTGGCAGTCTGGAACTGGAAAAATTACCTATCCAAAATCGCACCTACTCTTTTTACCCCAACGTCCCTACATGATTCTCGGCAGCTTACGAGAACAGCTACTATATCCCCAAAATAACCGCAGTATATCAGACGATGAACTCTTGCAAGTGTTACAGCAAGTAAACTTAACAGACTTAATAGAACGCTTCAACGGTTTAGATAGCATCACCGACTGGGAAAGAGTCTTATCAGTTGGAGAACAACAAAGACTAGCATTTGCCCGCTTACTAATACAGTCTCCCCAATACGCCATTCTCGACGAAGCCACCAGTGCCTTAGACGAAACCAATCAAACCCAACTTTATCAACAACTCCAAACAACCCAAATCACCTACATTAGTGTCGGACATCGCTCCTCACTCCGCCCCTTCCATCACCACATACTCGAACTCATAAAACCTCCGCGCCCCTTTGCGTAA
- a CDS encoding HlyD family efflux transporter periplasmic adaptor subunit codes for MKKWCNLTIILGLLSLSTACTTSQANINSTAQIAVEPAPVTAVIALGQIEPEGEVIKLSVPNAQDSRVNQILVKEGDFVKTNQVIAILQGIDQLEADLRDAEANVRLHEAELLKVEQGEAKQGEMAAQRATIARLEAQLKAETTQKQAAINSAEATLQEAQLTYQRRQDLSTEGAISIADADTAKRELATAEATLMERQAELEKTITTLQAQITQEEATLAQLKEIRPVDVRISKVHLEKAKIAVIQRKAQLENAKVRAPSAGQILKINTRIGEQVNTNQGIVEIAQTNQMFAVAEVAETDIDKVRRGQKAIISSEYGGFSGEIKGTVEQIALQIGKRTLQNAANTRGPTTDDNSRVIAVKVRIDPKYNSKIAALTYMLVRVKIDIGG; via the coding sequence ATGAAAAAATGGTGTAACTTAACAATTATTTTGGGCTTGTTGAGTCTATCTACAGCTTGTACAACATCACAGGCGAATATTAATTCTACTGCTCAAATTGCAGTCGAACCTGCACCTGTGACTGCTGTAATTGCACTGGGACAAATTGAACCAGAAGGAGAAGTAATTAAACTTTCTGTTCCTAATGCTCAAGATAGTCGAGTTAACCAAATTTTGGTAAAGGAAGGGGATTTTGTTAAAACCAATCAAGTTATCGCAATTTTACAAGGAATTGACCAATTAGAAGCAGATTTACGCGATGCCGAGGCTAATGTACGCTTGCATGAGGCGGAACTTTTAAAGGTTGAACAAGGTGAAGCGAAACAAGGGGAAATGGCTGCACAAAGGGCTACTATTGCTCGTTTAGAAGCGCAGTTGAAAGCAGAAACTACCCAAAAGCAAGCAGCTATAAATAGTGCAGAAGCAACCCTACAAGAAGCACAATTAACTTATCAACGTCGCCAAGATTTATCTACTGAAGGTGCTATTTCAATTGCAGATGCAGACACAGCTAAAAGAGAATTAGCTACGGCTGAAGCTACCTTGATGGAACGCCAAGCAGAATTAGAGAAAACTATCACGACTTTACAAGCACAAATTACTCAAGAAGAGGCGACATTAGCACAATTAAAAGAAATTCGTCCCGTAGATGTCAGAATTTCTAAAGTGCATTTAGAGAAAGCTAAAATCGCTGTCATTCAAAGAAAAGCTCAGTTAGAAAATGCCAAAGTCCGCGCTCCTTCTGCTGGTCAAATATTAAAAATAAATACTCGTATTGGTGAGCAGGTAAATACAAATCAAGGAATTGTCGAAATTGCTCAAACTAACCAAATGTTTGCTGTAGCTGAAGTAGCGGAAACTGATATTGATAAAGTGCGTCGAGGACAAAAGGCAATTATTAGCAGCGAGTATGGCGGTTTTAGCGGTGAAATTAAAGGTACTGTTGAACAGATTGCTTTACAAATTGGTAAAAGGACTCTGCAAAATGCAGCTAATACAAGAGGCCCTACAACGGATGATAATTCACGGGTGATTGCTGTTAAGGTGCGAATTGACCCTAAGTATAATTCTAAAATTGCTGCTTTAACTTATATGTTGGTAAGGGTAAAGATTGATATTGGGGGGTAG
- a CDS encoding LLM class flavin-dependent oxidoreductase, with translation MDFSLFYFDGDGSVARPNQYQLLIESAKFADTNDFTAVWTPERHFHSFGGLYPNPTLTSAALAMITERVQLRAGSFVLPLHDPVRATEEWAVVDNLSHGRVAIAFASGWTVDDFVLAREPHAQRKAVMWRDLEVMRKLWRGEAIERQDATGKTFTVKTLPRPVQNELPVWMTCQSSETFVEAGKLGTHVLTSLLGGTLNDIVPKIQLYRKSLAKHGHDPQSGKVALMIHTFLGDDINDVKAKVTQPFCNYLKTHYDLLENLAKGMGLNVSIKNFSEDDIDSLLQFGVEGFMKGRSLIGTPASCLPFVEQIQAAGVDEIACLIDFVQDYDLVMASLPFVNQLKLMQENKKSMVGVRV, from the coding sequence ATGGATTTTAGTCTGTTTTATTTTGATGGTGATGGTTCTGTTGCTCGTCCGAATCAATATCAGCTTTTGATAGAGAGTGCTAAGTTTGCTGATACTAATGATTTTACGGCTGTTTGGACTCCAGAGCGGCATTTTCACTCTTTTGGTGGTCTGTACCCTAATCCAACTCTGACAAGTGCGGCTTTGGCGATGATTACTGAAAGGGTGCAGCTACGGGCTGGGAGTTTTGTGTTACCTTTACATGACCCTGTACGGGCTACGGAAGAGTGGGCTGTTGTGGATAATTTATCACATGGTCGGGTAGCGATCGCTTTTGCTTCTGGTTGGACTGTGGATGATTTTGTCTTGGCTCGTGAACCCCATGCTCAACGCAAAGCTGTGATGTGGCGCGATTTGGAGGTGATGCGGAAGCTGTGGCGGGGTGAAGCTATTGAACGTCAAGATGCTACAGGGAAAACTTTCACTGTAAAAACACTACCTCGACCTGTACAAAATGAACTACCCGTCTGGATGACTTGTCAATCTTCAGAAACCTTTGTGGAAGCAGGAAAATTAGGAACTCATGTTTTGACTTCCTTATTAGGTGGTACTCTTAATGATATTGTTCCAAAAATTCAACTCTATCGGAAATCTTTAGCCAAACATGGACACGACCCCCAATCGGGGAAAGTGGCGTTGATGATTCATACCTTTTTGGGGGATGATATCAATGATGTGAAAGCAAAAGTTACGCAGCCTTTTTGCAATTATCTCAAAACTCACTACGACTTGCTGGAAAATCTGGCTAAGGGTATGGGGTTAAATGTCAGTATCAAAAACTTCTCGGAAGATGATATTGATAGTTTACTGCAATTTGGCGTGGAAGGATTTATGAAAGGGCGATCGCTCATTGGCACTCCTGCAAGTTGTCTTCCCTTTGTTGAACAAATCCAAGCGGCTGGTGTTGATGAAATTGCTTGCTTAATTGATTTTGTGCAAGATTACGATTTGGTGATGGCAAGTCTACCATTTGTCAATCAATTAAAGCTGATGCAGGAAAATAAAAAATCAATGGTTGGTGTAAGGGTGTAG
- the devC gene encoding ABC transporter permease DevC: MLYIFKKVQFQRSLAWSQLSYQKTRLLVAMGGIAFANILIFMQLGFRQLFTSGATALPESLQGDLFLVHPDTRFLGSIEFDRLRLYQAAGIAGVADTIPLYINSGVAWAYKQEYQSYEARVIAFNPNRKVFNIPEVNAQRHKISVPDSFIFDRFAKQELGTVVQDFSSNKNNQLTALINRRKADIVGLFNLGNSFFLGTGNVITSEANYAEIFGKDILNRVSIGIVILNPGVNPEAVKAGIEKNVPGISVYTHQELIAKELKYQEENPAGLIFSFGAVMGFIIGVVIVYQVLYADVRDHLAEYATLKAMGYSDIYLLLVIFQEAAMLTVLGFIPGFFISVGMYHFLADLTRLELAMTPDLAVMVLILTFIMCLASAAIASNKLRSADPADVFH, encoded by the coding sequence ATGTTATATATTTTTAAAAAAGTACAATTTCAGCGTTCGTTGGCTTGGTCGCAATTATCATATCAAAAAACTCGTCTTTTGGTAGCGATGGGAGGAATTGCATTTGCCAATATATTAATTTTTATGCAGTTGGGATTTAGGCAATTATTTACTAGTGGGGCTACGGCTTTACCGGAAAGTCTTCAGGGAGATTTATTTTTAGTACACCCAGATACTAGATTTTTGGGTTCAATTGAATTTGACCGTTTGCGACTTTATCAAGCGGCGGGAATTGCAGGTGTGGCTGATACTATTCCTCTCTATATTAATTCTGGTGTTGCTTGGGCTTATAAACAAGAATATCAATCTTATGAAGCACGGGTGATTGCTTTTAATCCTAATAGGAAAGTTTTTAATATTCCTGAAGTGAATGCTCAACGCCATAAAATCAGTGTACCTGATAGTTTTATATTTGATCGGTTCGCTAAACAAGAGTTGGGAACTGTCGTCCAAGATTTTAGTAGTAACAAAAATAATCAACTGACAGCTTTAATTAATCGGCGTAAGGCTGATATCGTTGGATTATTTAATCTGGGTAATTCATTTTTTCTGGGTACAGGTAATGTGATTACTAGTGAAGCTAATTATGCAGAAATATTTGGTAAGGATATTTTAAATAGAGTCAGCATTGGTATAGTTATTTTAAACCCCGGTGTGAATCCAGAAGCAGTAAAGGCTGGTATTGAAAAGAATGTTCCTGGTATTAGTGTCTATACTCATCAAGAATTGATAGCTAAAGAATTGAAATATCAAGAAGAAAACCCAGCCGGATTGATTTTTAGTTTTGGTGCAGTTATGGGATTTATTATTGGGGTGGTAATTGTCTATCAGGTTTTGTATGCCGATGTTAGGGATCATTTAGCTGAATACGCTACCCTTAAAGCAATGGGTTATTCTGATATTTATCTTTTATTGGTGATTTTTCAAGAAGCAGCAATGCTGACAGTATTAGGTTTTATTCCAGGCTTTTTTATCTCTGTGGGAATGTACCATTTTCTCGCAGATTTAACACGACTGGAACTGGCGATGACACCTGATTTGGCAGTTATGGTGTTGATTTTAACATTTATCATGTGTCTCGCTTCAGCTGCGATCGCCTCCAATAAACTTCGTTCTGCTGATCCCGCAGATGTTTTTCATTAA
- a CDS encoding non-ribosomal peptide synthetase, with amino-acid sequence MTSSQPNIPQQLQSRLASLTPEKRALLEKLLRQKANSSQTIPPRNNNTELPLSLAQERLWFLHQINPSDSSYNIAISWQLAGKLEISTLLASLQTIIQRHESLRTAFLSQEGKPYQKIAANIDLQLPIIDLQGLPPQQQAQTAQDLAKLEASQPFDLTQAPLMRVKLIRLAPNQATLLLTLHHIIADGWSRGILLRELATCYRAFINDEQPSLPALSNQYADFALWQRECLQREEMAAQLAYWQQKLAKLPTLELPTDYPRTALQKFNGKTESYLLPKTLSESLKQLSKQQGVTLFMLLLAAFKVLLHRYCQQDEIVLGVPSANRDRQQIQSLIGFFVNTLVLRTDLSENPTFTTLLERIRTTAAEAFEYQEIPFAKVVEALQIERDLSHNPLVQVMFQVQNEAYQLQNDSQLDLQIPDLEIQQTWVETGATKFDLTCHIVERSQGLLVVMEYCTDLFQQQTITRMIQHLRVILAAIVENPSRKISEIPILTPQEQHQILVEWNQTQVDYPQKWLHQLFEEQVQRTPDSIAVCYQEQTLTYQELNSKVNQLAHHLQKLGVGCESLVGIYLERSPELIIALLAVLKAGGAYIPLDNKLPPERLAYMLGDAQPRIILTMAASVTGLPDYQGTVICLDEDWQSIAQNPTENLPNIVTGENLAYIIYTSGSTGKPKGVMLTHRGLANYLQWAIQTYPVDLGVGVPVQSAISFDATITSLYTPLLVGKAVILLPEAEEIEALKNALSSARNFSLVKLTPAHLSILSQLLPQKVPAGYPQAFIIGGEALTEQHLEFWRSYFPQTKLINEYGPTETVVGCCIYDASQGKSSKGNVPIGRPIANTRLYILDRYLQPVPIGVPGELYIGGAGVARGYLNRPELTAERFISQQSTVNSQQSTVNTLYKPGDRARYLSDGTIEYLGRLDDQVKIRGFRVELGEIEAILKAHPSVQEAVVILQKVHPQSSQLVAYLVGNQQTVDFRQYLATKLPAYMLPSAFVWLEQLPLTTNGKVDKQQLPAPAAKPESEQVAPRNAIEATLVEIWTEILGVSVGIHDNFFERGGDSILSIQMVAKANNAGIKLTPKQLFQHQTIAELATVIEIAPTTQVEQGIATGIVPLTPIQHWLFEQNLHKWDYFNQAVLLEVAADLEVDYLKQAIEELVLHHDVLRSCFINSSLDGAWEQDIIPTFENGEIFTVVDLNGFSANQQTQQIESVASQLQASLDLAQGILFKVALFKLGDNQNHRLLFIIHHLVVDGISWRILLEDLVTAYQQLKAKQTSIKLSLKTTSFREWAQNLVNYAESDQVVAQFKTWLEILPKQLPQLPLDKIGKGDNNIASEAEIQVKLDISQTRALIEAVPKAYQTQINDVLLTALALTYSQWTQQNSVLIDLETHGREDLFANINITRTVGWFTTIFPVFLELKNINNLEENLKYVKERLREIPQKGISYGLLRYLNPNQQISQTLQSLPQSAISFNYLGQLDLFTSQGWILGLAKESTGLSSHPLNQRRYVLNINAWIAQSQLQIQWRYSRNLHDTTTIENLAQQFIKTLQAIIQHCQAPNSGGYTPSDFAGARLNQQQLDKFLNKLQPKKR; translated from the coding sequence ATGACATCCTCCCAGCCCAACATCCCCCAGCAGTTACAAAGCCGTTTAGCCTCACTAACGCCTGAAAAACGAGCCTTACTAGAAAAACTACTCCGCCAAAAAGCCAATTCTAGCCAAACTATTCCACCCCGCAACAATAACACCGAATTACCCCTTTCCTTAGCCCAAGAAAGACTGTGGTTTCTGCATCAAATCAACCCCAGCGATTCATCCTATAATATTGCAATTTCTTGGCAATTAGCAGGAAAATTAGAAATTTCGACTTTATTAGCCAGTTTACAAACAATTATCCAACGCCACGAAAGTTTAAGGACTGCCTTTTTATCCCAAGAAGGTAAACCTTATCAAAAAATTGCGGCAAATATTGACTTACAACTACCAATTATTGACCTACAAGGCTTACCACCGCAACAACAAGCACAAACAGCCCAAGATTTAGCCAAACTAGAAGCCAGTCAACCCTTCGATTTAACTCAAGCCCCCCTAATGCGGGTGAAATTAATTCGCCTCGCACCAAATCAAGCCACCCTACTGCTAACACTACACCATATCATCGCTGATGGATGGTCACGGGGCATCCTGTTGCGGGAATTAGCAACTTGCTATCGTGCATTCATCAACGATGAGCAACCGTCTCTACCTGCATTATCAAATCAGTATGCAGATTTTGCTTTATGGCAGAGAGAATGTCTGCAAAGAGAAGAAATGGCAGCACAATTGGCATACTGGCAACAAAAATTAGCCAAATTGCCTACCCTAGAACTACCAACAGATTACCCACGCACCGCACTACAAAAGTTTAACGGGAAAACCGAGTCATATTTATTGCCCAAAACTCTCTCAGAATCCCTGAAACAATTGAGTAAACAGCAAGGTGTAACGCTGTTTATGTTGTTGTTAGCAGCTTTTAAAGTGTTGCTACATCGCTATTGTCAGCAAGACGAGATTGTTTTAGGAGTACCGAGTGCAAACCGCGATCGCCAACAAATACAAAGTTTAATTGGTTTTTTCGTCAACACGTTAGTATTACGCACAGATTTATCTGAAAATCCCACCTTTACCACCCTTCTCGAACGCATACGCACCACCGCCGCCGAAGCCTTTGAATATCAAGAAATTCCCTTCGCCAAAGTTGTCGAAGCACTGCAAATAGAACGGGATTTGAGCCATAATCCCTTAGTGCAAGTGATGTTTCAGGTACAAAACGAAGCTTATCAGTTGCAGAATGATTCCCAGTTAGATTTACAAATACCAGACTTAGAAATTCAGCAAACTTGGGTAGAAACTGGCGCAACCAAATTTGACTTAACTTGTCATATAGTGGAACGTTCCCAAGGTTTGCTAGTGGTGATGGAATATTGTACAGATTTATTTCAGCAACAGACTATCACCAGGATGATTCAGCACTTGCGGGTTATCCTAGCAGCCATTGTCGAAAACCCCAGCCGGAAAATTTCTGAAATTCCCATTCTCACCCCCCAAGAACAGCATCAAATTCTGGTGGAATGGAATCAAACCCAGGTAGATTATCCGCAAAAATGGCTACATCAACTATTTGAGGAACAAGTTCAGCGCACACCCGATAGTATCGCTGTTTGTTATCAAGAGCAAACCCTTACCTATCAAGAACTGAACAGCAAAGTTAATCAACTCGCCCATCATTTACAAAAATTAGGCGTAGGTTGTGAGTCTTTAGTAGGAATTTATTTAGAGCGATCGCCAGAATTAATTATAGCCTTACTAGCAGTTCTCAAAGCTGGAGGCGCGTACATCCCCCTAGATAACAAACTCCCTCCCGAACGTTTAGCTTATATGCTGGGGGATGCTCAACCGAGAATTATATTAACAATGGCTGCATCGGTGACGGGATTACCAGACTATCAAGGAACTGTAATCTGTTTAGATGAAGATTGGCAAAGCATAGCTCAAAATCCCACAGAAAACTTACCCAACATAGTTACAGGTGAAAACCTCGCTTACATAATTTACACATCTGGTTCGACGGGTAAACCAAAAGGCGTAATGCTTACCCATCGAGGACTAGCTAATTATTTACAATGGGCGATTCAAACCTATCCAGTAGATTTAGGTGTAGGTGTACCTGTACAATCTGCCATCAGCTTTGATGCTACCATTACCAGTTTATATACACCCCTACTCGTAGGGAAAGCGGTAATACTGCTACCAGAAGCCGAGGAAATCGAAGCACTAAAAAACGCCCTCAGTTCTGCAAGGAATTTTAGTTTAGTTAAACTTACCCCTGCTCATTTAAGCATACTGTCTCAACTTCTACCGCAAAAAGTGCCAGCAGGATACCCCCAAGCATTCATCATTGGTGGTGAAGCACTAACGGAACAACATTTAGAATTTTGGCGCAGTTATTTTCCCCAAACAAAGTTAATTAATGAATATGGCCCCACAGAAACCGTTGTGGGGTGCTGTATTTATGATGCTTCACAAGGAAAATCAAGCAAGGGTAATGTACCTATTGGTCGTCCTATTGCCAATACACGACTTTATATTTTAGACCGCTATTTACAACCCGTTCCCATCGGCGTACCCGGAGAACTCTACATAGGTGGTGCGGGAGTCGCCAGAGGTTACTTAAATCGCCCCGAATTAACCGCAGAAAGATTTATTAGTCAACAGTCAACAGTCAACAGTCAACAGTCAACAGTCAACACTCTCTACAAACCAGGCGATCGCGCCCGCTACCTCAGTGACGGTACAATAGAATACTTAGGCAGATTAGACGATCAAGTAAAAATTCGCGGATTTCGGGTAGAATTGGGGGAAATTGAAGCAATTTTAAAAGCTCATCCCTCAGTACAAGAAGCTGTAGTCATCCTACAGAAAGTTCACCCCCAATCGTCTCAATTAGTCGCTTATCTTGTCGGGAATCAGCAAACGGTAGATTTTCGGCAATATTTAGCAACCAAATTACCAGCTTATATGCTACCTTCAGCCTTTGTCTGGCTGGAACAATTACCATTAACAACCAATGGGAAGGTTGACAAACAACAACTTCCCGCACCCGCAGCCAAACCAGAATCAGAACAAGTCGCACCACGTAACGCCATAGAAGCCACCCTAGTAGAAATCTGGACAGAAATTCTCGGTGTTAGCGTTGGTATTCATGATAATTTCTTTGAGCGTGGGGGAGATTCCATCCTGAGTATTCAAATGGTAGCAAAGGCGAATAATGCAGGAATAAAGTTAACACCCAAGCAATTATTCCAGCATCAAACCATCGCAGAACTAGCAACTGTGATAGAAATCGCGCCCACAACTCAAGTAGAACAAGGGATAGCGACGGGAATAGTCCCCTTAACGCCGATTCAACATTGGCTATTTGAGCAAAATTTGCACAAATGGGATTACTTTAACCAAGCTGTGCTTTTGGAAGTAGCGGCAGATTTAGAGGTAGATTACTTAAAACAGGCAATTGAGGAACTAGTATTACATCATGATGTATTGCGTTCTTGTTTTATCAATTCTTCCTTAGATGGTGCGTGGGAGCAAGATATAATTCCTACCTTCGAGAATGGGGAGATATTCACAGTTGTTGATTTAAATGGATTCTCAGCAAACCAGCAAACCCAGCAAATTGAATCAGTCGCATCTCAACTGCAAGCTAGTTTAGATTTAGCTCAGGGGATACTATTTAAAGTAGCCTTGTTTAAACTAGGAGATAATCAAAATCATCGCCTACTATTTATCATTCATCATTTAGTCGTTGATGGAATTTCTTGGCGCATTTTGCTAGAAGATTTAGTCACAGCCTATCAACAGCTAAAAGCCAAGCAAACATCTATAAAACTATCACTAAAAACCACATCTTTCAGAGAATGGGCGCAAAATTTAGTTAATTATGCCGAATCTGATCAAGTTGTCGCACAATTCAAAACTTGGTTAGAAATTCTCCCTAAACAATTACCCCAATTACCTTTAGATAAGATTGGTAAAGGTGATAATAACATTGCATCTGAGGCTGAAATTCAGGTTAAGCTAGATATTAGTCAAACTCGCGCCTTAATAGAAGCAGTACCCAAAGCCTACCAGACACAAATCAATGATGTATTATTAACCGCTTTAGCACTAACTTATAGTCAATGGACACAACAAAATTCTGTACTGATTGACTTAGAAACGCATGGACGAGAAGATTTATTTGCTAATATCAACATCACTCGGACAGTAGGTTGGTTTACTACCATTTTTCCAGTATTTTTAGAATTAAAAAATATAAATAACCTGGAAGAGAATTTAAAATATGTAAAGGAAAGACTTAGAGAAATTCCGCAAAAAGGTATTAGTTATGGGCTGCTACGATATTTAAATCCGAATCAACAGATATCTCAAACTTTACAATCACTACCCCAATCTGCTATTAGTTTTAATTACTTGGGACAACTAGATTTATTCACCTCCCAAGGATGGATTCTGGGACTAGCAAAAGAATCTACAGGATTATCATCACATCCTCTAAATCAGCGTCGATATGTATTAAATATCAATGCTTGGATAGCCCAATCTCAGTTACAAATTCAATGGCGATACAGTCGCAATTTACATGACACAACGACCATTGAAAATTTAGCCCAGCAATTCATTAAAACATTACAAGCAATAATTCAACATTGCCAAGCACCAAATAGTGGCGGTTACACACCATCAGATTTTGCAGGTGCGCGTTTAAATCAGCAGCAACTCGACAAATTTTTAAACAAGCTTCAGCCAAAGAAAAGGTAG